In Oreochromis aureus strain Israel breed Guangdong linkage group 6, ZZ_aureus, whole genome shotgun sequence, the genomic window TATGTTTAAAAGCCCGGGAGCAGCCAATCAGTTTGCAGGTGACGCACACAAACGCTACGGCTGGACTTCGAGgaaaacagccaatcacatcgGCGAGTGCGCTGTGTGCCCTACGTTCAAATTTAAATGCACGATTTCCGCCAATCCGCTGCTGGGGGGAAGGAGCTGTGAGACTCGATAGTATAGTTAGTGCGGCCTCGCAGACGGTGACTAAACAGTTGACCGTCCTTCCTCCTTCACTCGTTTACAGCTCGTCTTGCGGTGAACAGGTAAGGCTCCTCTGCTGTCTAATAATTGTTTAGCTAACAGTGGCTGGAAGGTTTTTGTGCAACGTGTGTTGTATTGCAGTGGTGTGTGCTGAAGTTTCTGCGGGTATTTTAAGCTTTGTGCGCTAAAATACGTCTATGGTTTTGGCTTGTAGGTCGTTTGCGtgataaatcacagcaatatcaaaaatgtgtttgtgaaaaAGCCAGCAGTtcgctgctgtttaaaaccGAAAAGCAGCCGTTTTGTggggtgtttttcttcttcgaGGCTCTGTAAGATGGTGCTGTAGTGGCTCAGTGTGTGCCCGAATTAGTGCGCAACATGCCGTTCAAACGCCATTTGGTTTGGTAGCTTAGCTCGCAGCACGACGGAAGCGCCTCTTGTTTTAAAGTTTGGATGAAGTCTCCGGCTGTCTCGGAGTCGCTCTGGGTGCTGGCTGCCCGTGTTTAAAGGCAGAAACCCGGGGGACTGCTCGCAGTGCAGCGGAGCGTCTGTATTGTAGAGACTTTGTTGGGGAAGTTTTTGGCGCAGTTGTGTTTAGGCGGGAAGATACAAAATGGAGTCGCGTCTTTTTGTCCCGGAGAGGCAGAAAGCCGATTAGAGCCTTAAAACACTCCCGGACGTCTGCTCGCCCTATTTCTGCTGCGGTAACACCACTCACGGCCACACGACGGCAAATGTGAGGATATTTACCCGCTTTAATTTAAAACGGTGAGGCCAGAGAGCGGTTATTGTGCCGGGGTGGGCGTGTAATACGAAACTCGGGGAGTCGTTTTGGTGGTTTAGTGTTTggtttcatttctctttttcttttttggtattTATTTTGCAGATTAATCGCAGCCATGACAAAGGATCCAAATAAGCCGAGAGGAAAAACCTCCTCCTACGCCTTCTTTGTGGCGACCTGCCGCGAGGAGCACAAGAAGAAGCACCCAGGAACCAGCGTGAACTTTGCAGAGTTTTCCAAGAAGTGCTCAGAAAGATGGAAGGTGAGCCTCGCGGTTTATTATAAACACTGtcctgatatttatttattttttaattttacttgcccttaaaaaaaaaaataataatagtgtgtgtgtgtgtgtgtgtggtagacCATGTCCCCCAAGGAGAAGGGAAAGTTTGAAGAGATGGCCAAGAATGATAAGGTCCGGTATGACCGGGAGATGAAGACCTACGTGCCACCTAAAGGTGCCAAGaagggaaagaagaagaaggacccCAACGCCCCCAAAAGGCCCCCGTGAGTCTACACGCTGCTCTTTgtctgcaattttttttttcagttggaTTTCTGGGATTAAATTTGTTGTTCTCCCTTCAGCTCCGCTTTCTTTGTCTTCTGCTCCGACCACCGTCCCAAGATCAAGGAGGATAACCCTGGCATCTCCATTGGTGACATCGCCAAGAAGCTTGGCGAGATGTGGGCCACGCAGAGCGCCAAAGACAAGGCCCCCTACGAGGCCAAAGCCGCCAGACTGAAGGAGAAATACGAGAAGGTACCTCTGTGTTTTCGGGTGGTGTTGGATGGTGCCGCATGTATCTAAGATGGCGTTCCTAACTTGTCTCCTCTTCCCCTTTTCCAGGATGTTGCCGCCTACAGAGCCAAGGGCGGCTCTGGGAAGAGCGACGCCGGAAAGAAGAGCGGACCTGGCAGGCCCGCCGCCAAGAAGGCAGAACCGGctgacgatgatgatgacgacgatgaagacgaggaggaagaggatgaagatgaCGACGATGAGGATGACGACTAAGTGGTTTCTGTGTTTGAGGATGTGAAGTTTGCGATGCGTTGTTCagcttatgtttgttttttgggttggACTCGTCCAACGGTATAGCCTGCTGTCCCTGTCGGTCGGCCTCGGTTGACCTTTACTCCTCTTCTAATTCAGggatttagtttttattgtcaCTTAGTCCCCTTtaaggtttatttttgttttacaactGCTGAAGTCGGGTCTGTTACACCTTAGATCCTGGTTTAAAAAAACGGGCAGCCAGATTATTTCCTGTGATGATGCGATGAACTGAAACTCCTGTGCAAACGGTGGACAGCAGCCAGTCaggaaagatgttttttttctttgttgtttttttttttttttttttttttttttttttttttaagaatgatTGTTTCTGGAAGCACTGCTCATGTTTTCTGTTCCAGCGGTGCCCTTTCTTCACTGTCATTTTACTACCAGGATTTATCTGTAGTTtggttaaaagaaaaatgtttgccGTCATTTTTAATGTGGAACTTTGAAAACTTGTAGAacggatttttctttttgtaataaAATTTTGTATATTGCCTATAAGTGTAGACTGCTGTGTTCCTATTTAAGCTCACATGACCATGGGGGCAAACAGTCTGAGCAGCTAGATAAAGACAACGACATCAATAAGAATGAGCCTCATTCTGCTTACAGCAGTTAACTCACcgaaattgattgattgatatacctttattagtcccacaagggggaaaTGTTAAAAGTCAACCTTGCACAGTGGGTGACAACGATGCTCAGGTGGCTTTAAGGACTTGACccatatttaaaagaaatgctTCTCATCATGTTAGAATGATCAGTGGTAAATGTATTCCTGAGGACATGGCTCCACACAGGGGCAGGGAACTCCCCCTCTGCATATGAACCGCATCATCTGTGGtcctaaatggtaaatggcctgtatttatatagcgcctttctggtccctaaggaccccaaagcgctttacatatccagtcattcacccattcacacacacattcacacactggtgatggcaagctacgttgtagctacagccaccctggggcgcactgacttTAAACAGATCCTCCAAAAATCACGAACTGATATGACTTAAAAGAGGGACTGAGTGATGACGGACCAATCACAGGGCCTCTAACGTGTTACACGGTCTGAACGGCATCGTTAGCACAGACtgtctgaaacggctgaaaacaAAATATCTGCGATGACAAATGAAAGGTTGGCACAGGAAGGAGACCCCAGCGTCATCCTTGGAGAGATTATATAGTGGGCCTGGCCTGGGAGCGCTTCACCACCACTGAGAAGAACTGGAAGGTGTTGCTGAGGAGAACAGTGTCTGAAATGGGCGCTTAGCTTGCTGCTCTGCACAGAAGAATGGATGGTTGGACGaatgacaagaaaaaaatactccagttttaTTTTGACCCCAACAGATTGCTTCACCTGCCTGATGTGGAGCTCTCTTTCTGTGTAAATGGAGTTCCTCCTTTCCACCGTTGCCAACTGCTTCCTCCAATAAAGATTTAATTTCTGTTTATTGAGAATATTTTTGTAAAATCCGTGTTTTGCTCCCAGAGGATCATCTGAATGTTGTGGGTCAGTATAAAGCTCCTGTTGTTGTGAAATGTGTAAATAAAAAACTggtgtaaatatttaaaaataaataaataagtaaatgtaaataaatgagaGGTTCCCGTCACTGATTTACACCGCGGACACTCTCTGACTGACAGCCCGGACAGCCAATAGCTGATCACAGACAGGCCTCCCAGGGACCAATCAGCGCAGCTGCTGCTGGTACCTCTGGCGCATGACGGTGAGCTGGACGCATTTCAGCACCTGGGAGCTGTCCGCCGTGCACGAGCCTGCCGACAACTGACGGTAAGaggaaacacacgcacacacacagacacacacacagacacacgcacacacacgaaCTGGTCGCGTGtttgaaatgatgaaaaatTAAGCCAGGATGCGTGTCtgcagcagtgtctgtgtgtgtgtgtgtgcgtgtgtgggtgtGAGGTTCCTGCGACACGCAGGTTTCTCGTGGATCAGTCGCGGTGCAGGAACCTGTTGATGCGTCGACATGTTGTTCAGGATCAGATGAAATGATGGCGGGAGCGCGCAGAGCTCTAACCCCGTGTGCTTCACGTCAGGGTGCGTGATGTGGTCGGGAGTACTGTTGTGAGTCCGTCCACAGCGCGCGACTTTGTCGTTTATGAGGCCCGTGAAGTCAGCGCAGACCGCCGTGATGTCAGAGCTTCACCGGGGGTCGCTGACTAATCACACGAGTGCGCGTGCCGTGTCACCGTGTCTCCACCGGGTGTACCTGTAGAGACACCCCCCCTCCATTATTCAGAGCTGAGTCCTGATTGGTCTCCTGgggtgtgtttagttttaatgGAGCTCATTCACAGATTATATTTCCGCACATGTCACAGGAGGAGCTCAGGAGAGCCAGCACAGGTGTGATGTTTGTTACTGTGCCAAAATGTTCACTTTAACAATAACCGTGATTAAAAAAAGCCCATCAGCACGGCTCCTTCCTCTTTATGgagcacacagagacaaacaaccaccTGACTAACTAACTAACCCTAAGCACAGTATTCTCTGTTATTGACCGGTCTGACTTACTTTGTTGTGCTATTACaggtaataaatatgaaaaggtTGTCACATCTGGAGCCAGATGTGAGCCTTTGCTGGCCCTGGGTCATGTGTTTATATCCAGTGGAACTGATTAAAGGTCAATGATGTTATTTAATTACAAAATAATGTTGTACTCATAAATATAcactaacagaggctaacagcgaCAAAACCACCAGCGATAACTGAGGAAAGTCGAGGATATCCTCAGTAACACGCCTCAGTATTGCTGTCATCAGGCACAGTAAACAGACTGACACCTGCACTCACTACAGATGGCCGGAGCTGTATGTCCTACAGCGGCCACCGTAGCTAGGATAATGCTTGTTAACTGAGAGGGGTAAAAAAATATAGTTCGATTCAATTCAAGCTCCAATCTGCTGACATGTAGCAGTGAGATTTCACACACTGGCTCCACCTGAACTTTTCTGTTAGACGGTTTCAAAGGCTGAAACTCGGTCCGTAGCCTGACATGCAGCTCATGATGCACTGTTTCTATCAGAGACTGTTTAGACTGaaaaaacaacaggaagtgatgcGTAAAACAGTGTTTTTGGTCCTGTGAGAAACCAGTTTGCACTTGTGATATGTGTAGACATTTATGACCTCTCAGGTACTCGAACCCACCTCAGGTTTGAGATGATGATGCAGATTATATAGAagtaaaactattttaaaagcTTGACATCTTTAAACACATCAAAATAGTGTtttaagtgattaaaaaaatcaatcttTGTGTCTAAACACGTTCACAGTGTAGTTACTGTGGCTGCACACCGTTAGTGTTTAGCTGATTCACACCATTATCTGTTTAATGGAGGATGATAAATGAAGATGTAAATCAGCCTATTTGCACCTGACAGGACGAGGTTACAGGCCAGCACATCAACAGGTGTTTGAAGCTACCTTTGATAGCGACTCCTTGTCTCctctttcctttcttcctttGTAGCTTCTCTGATTTGGGTGAACTGGCCCTTTAAAGATGATCACTGATGATTCTTCAAACactactttttttccccctttttttagCTAAAGATCAAATCAAACCAAACTACCAGCACAGAACTCACAGTGTTAATGTGTCTGTGAGGTATGTCATGAAGGTGCTTTGGGGTTTCTTAACAGTGGACAAATGACATAATTTACAGCCACAGCATTAAAACCACCTGCCTGCTTTGTTAGTGGGTGGGGCCACAGGTAACCTCGTGATCTTGTACACTGTCACGATGCAGGGATAACTCAGGAGGGAGATAAACAAAAACTGTGCCCAGGTGTCAGCGTGCTCTCCTGAGGGTAAGGACTCTGGACCTCTGCTCCATGGATCAGGTTatggcaggggtcggcaacctttctgatggcgagtgccatttaaaatttcctcagaagtcagtgtgccatatgattgcattagcaataaatttaataacgctccatatgaacagttacacattatatagaaccactttatagaattatatttgtcgcagatgttggcagctatcagcgaatagttatcagctatttggaaacaaaaaaagacactttctatccataacagcaaatgaactgtacaacagaaaatacaaatgctatttatggtctcctcacaacaatgataagaaaaataaactgggccaatatggtatgtttgttaatacagagacacacatgttaatgtgatctctggtctcccactcagagacacaggtctccgagtgtccagcattcagatggctacctgaggacactcatgtgagagaaaatctgctcacacagatatgtagagccaaatactgtcaataaagcctctgcaatgttctgaagacagttaaacttgtcaggtagtgatgtccagcaggtgaaaatgcagctccatgaacacgcacagctgtagattccagctacttcgatgtcgcattaactggtATTAACTCAGCCatttaatgcgagacaaatctagctgctcattaaagatttctggtttgatcagaagataaaacattggtccacctgaaagtcccaaaaatgcattgtgtctcgagtctatggatgcattttgactaaagaccggccccccagatattaaagccataaagcctttgaatgaaaacaaacgctgttgtgacagtgatgtacactgtcttgttggtaaatgtatgatttctattcattttacgtcagataaaaactttggttgtaagcttcagataattatttaataacagccagacattttaaatgagaataagaaagtatttctttgtgccccctttcctgttaatgccctacctggcccctggcaacactttgctagacccgcccctgcacagttaccagctgtcagctacacagaaaaaggatcctggtgttatttgtctctcagaaacagttcataacttccttcaactcattcatgtcacctaaaaggtaaacctgtttctccatcacctgttcagctctgatgattcagtaaggacatctcctggtttcatctgcatgtttccctctcaccagatatacaaaccgatatcatgaccagcagctttacagctgtggctccagcaaacatcagctgatactagaaattaatattaaataaattctaacaacagctgaccaagcttaaacgtgctgctgttgtttagcacgACATCCggcagtttcctctttctggcacaaagtgggcgataaacaaacaagagagaaaagccgatcagctgatcattgatcagtttcatgattgaagtagcaacaggagagagaggggagagaatgagaggagaagaagatgcagctgtgcagcaaagacacaataactccagctttgtgtctttttccatcctggctgaagtccgggacaaactgtgttccttctcagctcaacacgaaacgcgtaataatttctctgaatgcgggacgattccgtttgtacgggacggttggcaactctactaactaaccttatgaataaaataaagttcactatcaataaaatcacagcacccacccagctgtatagaaactccgtcatgctagctagtacgcagtacgagttattgtaactgactgtaaaaagtcagcacaacgaaaataaactccacctaaacttggtttatatctgacccagatagactgcaggtcataacttcttacctgaagttcagttcacctgacgctccgaccggcggctgcctcgggtctctcctcctcctgcctccccttccctcatccacctgctggcctccaccacttgttaattttactgaatctgtggaagctccgcgatagccaccaccaaaaaaaaaaaaaaaatcatcgggccaccgagcaaatgtcCGGTATGCCTGATgtccagtccagctatggtcgtgtgtgccatcagttaacccttcgttAACCCTGcgtagggttgccgacccctgggttATGGGCTCAGATTGGAGGCTGGGTAAACACTGTGGACTCTTTGTCTTACTTATTTAGACTTGCTTATGAGTAACTGATCCTATTATGGCTCTctacttgtttgttttaatgtcttCATATAAATTATTGTCttgattattgttttattgtaaatgctttcttataaatgttttcttgtattttacttttatagtgttttatgttttgtgttttcttttaatcatgtaaagcaccttgaattGCCTTGTGCTGAAagtgtgctatacaaataaaattgcctTGCCTTGATCAAAGAGGCTGCTGCTGTTGGGGAGTGCCTTTGCCACCTGTGAGGGGGTGACTGGTCTGTAACGATGCTTAGGTGGGGGACGTCGAGTCACCAGCAGAACACTGAGACGATCAGCAGTGTTCACCGCAGGAGTGTCTGCAGGGCTCTCGGGAAGTGCTGTGTCACTTCCTCGCAGTAAGAGTTATTAggcagcagccaatcacagcagagattAATTCAATCCTCCCTCTAATCATCTCATCCCGGGCCAACCTGTTGATGCATGTAGTTTGCGTGCGTGCTGTGAGTGTTAATCTGCTACAACTATTTATGTGTAAATACACACGGCCACACACTCATTCCAATACGACAGT contains:
- the hmgb2a gene encoding high mobility group protein B2a, giving the protein MTKDPNKPRGKTSSYAFFVATCREEHKKKHPGTSVNFAEFSKKCSERWKTMSPKEKGKFEEMAKNDKVRYDREMKTYVPPKGAKKGKKKKDPNAPKRPPSAFFVFCSDHRPKIKEDNPGISIGDIAKKLGEMWATQSAKDKAPYEAKAARLKEKYEKDVAAYRAKGGSGKSDAGKKSGPGRPAAKKAEPADDDDDDDEDEEEEDEDDDDEDDD